One window of Gloeothece citriformis PCC 7424 genomic DNA carries:
- the plsX gene encoding phosphate acyltransferase PlsX, producing the protein MASSRARIAVDAMGGDYAPDEIIAGAIRASAELEVDVLLVGDSHRIESYLQQHHKPINVEIIHAEEVIAMDEEPLSAIRRKSKASINVAMDLVKEKRADAVVSAGHSGAAMASALLRLGRLKGIDRPAIGAVFPTILAGKSVIVLDVGANVDSRPKYLEQFALMGTIYSKYVLGIEEPKVGLLNIGEESSKGNDLALRTYQLLEANESIPFVGNAEGRDVLSGHFDVIVCDGFVGNVLLKFAEAVGEVMLQIIREELPQGLRGQLGTALLKPNLKRLKQRIDHAEHGGGLLFGVAGVCIISHGSSQAPSIFNAIRLAQDAINNQVLERIQAYNEQHQQESQNSTETVTSEQ; encoded by the coding sequence ATGGCATCATCTCGCGCACGAATTGCAGTAGACGCTATGGGTGGCGATTACGCCCCCGATGAAATCATCGCTGGAGCGATCCGAGCTTCGGCAGAATTAGAAGTGGACGTGCTGTTAGTCGGAGATTCACACCGGATTGAATCTTATCTCCAGCAACACCATAAACCGATTAATGTAGAAATTATCCACGCCGAAGAGGTTATCGCTATGGACGAAGAACCTCTCAGTGCGATTCGACGTAAATCGAAAGCGTCGATCAATGTGGCGATGGACTTGGTCAAAGAAAAACGCGCTGATGCGGTTGTTTCAGCCGGCCATTCTGGGGCAGCTATGGCATCCGCTTTACTGCGTCTAGGTCGTTTAAAAGGGATTGACCGTCCCGCTATTGGGGCAGTTTTCCCGACTATTTTGGCCGGAAAATCAGTCATTGTTCTCGATGTTGGGGCTAATGTAGATAGTCGTCCCAAATATTTAGAACAATTTGCTTTAATGGGAACAATTTATAGTAAATATGTTTTGGGAATAGAAGAACCCAAAGTCGGTTTACTCAATATCGGGGAAGAATCTTCTAAAGGAAACGATTTAGCCCTGAGAACCTATCAACTATTAGAAGCGAATGAAAGTATTCCTTTTGTGGGCAATGCAGAGGGACGAGATGTTTTATCGGGTCACTTTGATGTCATTGTCTGTGATGGTTTTGTAGGAAATGTGCTGCTCAAATTTGCTGAGGCGGTTGGGGAGGTTATGCTACAAATCATCCGAGAAGAGTTACCCCAAGGTCTTCGGGGTCAACTGGGAACAGCATTATTAAAACCAAACCTCAAACGACTCAAACAGCGTATCGATCATGCAGAACATGGGGGCGGTTTACTGTTTGGTGTAGCCGGAGTTTGTATTATTAGTCATGGGAGTTCCCAAGCTCCTTCAATTTTTAATGCGATTCGCCTAGCTCAAGACGCGATCAATAATCAGGTTCTAGAGCGTATCCAGGCTTATAATGAGCAGCATCAACAAGAGAGTCAAAACAGTACAGAAACCGTAACCAGTGAACAGTAA
- a CDS encoding beta-ketoacyl-ACP synthase III translates to MKDIGAGVIITGCGSATPRQILTNDDLSQMVDTSDEWIRPRTGIKTRHLASIDNSLAQLGAKAASDALLMAGLKASDIDLIVLATSTADDLFGSACQIQSLLGASRAVAFDLTAACSGFVFGLITVAQFIRMGVYRNVLLIGGDILSRWVDWSDRNTCILFGDGAGAVVCQGSDEGDRLFGFEMCSDGTLNSYLNLPYQGQSKPLVNELSVAQGGYQLISMNGREVYRFAVAKVPEVIEKALFRAEMVIEDLDWLILHQANQRIMDAVASRLNIPNEKVISNVAHYGNTSAASIPIALDESVRKGKIKPGDRVAISGFGAGLTWGAAIFQWGK, encoded by the coding sequence TTGAAAGATATAGGGGCAGGAGTCATTATCACCGGCTGTGGTTCAGCAACACCCAGACAAATTCTAACGAATGATGACCTTTCTCAGATGGTCGACACTTCCGATGAGTGGATTAGACCCCGTACAGGCATAAAAACCAGACATCTAGCTTCAATAGACAATTCACTGGCTCAATTGGGAGCTAAAGCAGCTTCCGATGCCCTTTTAATGGCCGGATTGAAAGCGTCAGATATTGATCTAATTGTCTTGGCTACCTCTACGGCGGATGATCTATTTGGCAGTGCTTGTCAGATTCAAAGTTTACTGGGTGCGTCTAGGGCTGTGGCGTTTGATCTCACCGCCGCTTGTTCAGGATTTGTGTTTGGGCTGATTACTGTCGCCCAATTTATCCGTATGGGAGTTTATCGGAATGTACTTCTGATCGGAGGAGATATTCTCTCTCGTTGGGTAGATTGGTCGGATCGCAATACCTGTATTTTATTTGGCGATGGGGCGGGCGCTGTCGTCTGTCAAGGGAGTGACGAGGGCGATCGCTTATTCGGGTTTGAGATGTGTAGTGATGGGACTCTCAATAGTTATCTGAATTTACCCTATCAAGGCCAATCTAAACCCCTTGTTAATGAGTTATCTGTTGCTCAAGGGGGCTATCAATTGATTAGCATGAATGGACGAGAAGTTTATCGTTTTGCTGTGGCTAAAGTGCCCGAAGTGATAGAAAAAGCCTTATTCCGGGCTGAAATGGTGATAGAAGATCTCGATTGGTTGATTTTACATCAGGCGAATCAACGAATTATGGACGCGGTAGCCAGTCGTTTAAATATTCCCAATGAAAAAGTAATTAGTAATGTAGCCCACTATGGAAATACTTCGGCTGCGTCTATTCCCATTGCTTTAGATGAATCTGTCCGCAAGGGAAAAATTAAACCCGGAGATAGGGTGGCTATTTCTGGGTTTGGTGCTGGACTGACTTGGGGAGCAGCCATTTTTCAATGGGGGAAATAA
- a CDS encoding D-alanyl-D-alanine carboxypeptidase: MLQSLSIGLLSFFLQFFGHQSDPLQTMPLMDWQQQAIFAMPTQGDPTVEKIVADYLQKLSRQGINTELQGVWIQSEWAELANHRSQIPASAASLTKIATTLATLETWKPDHRFETRIYHTGSIQNGVLQGDLIIQGNGDPLFVWEEAIALGNTLNQLGINQVKGNLIITGDFVMNFKSDPQVSGALLKQGLNEGLWSFVVEESYQNLPPNTPRPQLKILGEIQVSPLIPSEAQLLLRHQSLTVLELLKQMNIYSNNVMSDILAQSVGGSQKVMEIVTRVAKIPPGEIQLINGSGLGVENKITPQAVTQMLITIERRYAPKITLNDLFPVAGLDKKGTMQWRNLPPGVAMKTGTLAQVSALAGVIPTKERGLVWFSIQNSGSGDIVQFRADQDQLLQSLAKHWTIIPPMTHSSLKDVFLGDPSRNLTAKN; encoded by the coding sequence ATGCTACAGAGTCTTAGTATAGGTTTACTTAGCTTTTTTTTACAATTCTTCGGACATCAGTCTGACCCATTACAGACTATGCCTTTGATGGACTGGCAGCAACAGGCCATTTTTGCTATGCCGACTCAAGGTGATCCGACCGTTGAAAAAATTGTTGCTGACTATTTACAAAAATTATCACGTCAAGGTATAAATACTGAGCTTCAAGGGGTCTGGATTCAATCGGAGTGGGCAGAATTAGCGAATCATCGCAGTCAAATTCCGGCTTCTGCTGCTTCTTTAACTAAAATTGCCACCACTTTAGCAACTCTGGAAACTTGGAAGCCTGATCATCGTTTTGAAACTCGAATTTATCATACAGGGTCGATTCAAAACGGAGTTTTACAGGGAGATTTAATTATACAAGGCAATGGCGATCCTTTATTTGTTTGGGAAGAAGCGATCGCTCTAGGTAATACCCTCAATCAATTAGGGATTAATCAAGTTAAAGGTAATTTAATTATTACTGGGGATTTTGTCATGAATTTTAAATCCGATCCCCAAGTTTCTGGGGCACTCCTTAAACAGGGTTTAAATGAGGGTTTATGGTCTTTTGTCGTGGAAGAATCCTATCAAAATCTTCCCCCTAATACGCCTCGTCCTCAATTAAAAATACTTGGAGAGATACAAGTTTCTCCCCTTATTCCGAGTGAGGCTCAATTACTCCTAAGACATCAATCTTTAACCGTTTTAGAATTGCTTAAACAAATGAATATTTATAGTAACAATGTGATGTCGGACATATTGGCTCAATCCGTTGGAGGCAGTCAAAAAGTCATGGAAATTGTGACTAGAGTGGCTAAGATTCCTCCAGGAGAGATTCAATTAATTAATGGCTCAGGGTTGGGAGTAGAAAATAAAATTACTCCTCAAGCAGTCACACAAATGTTAATCACAATTGAGAGAAGATATGCTCCTAAAATCACGTTAAATGATTTATTTCCAGTAGCAGGACTCGATAAAAAAGGAACAATGCAATGGCGAAATTTACCGCCAGGAGTGGCGATGAAAACCGGAACTTTAGCCCAAGTTAGTGCTTTAGCTGGAGTTATTCCGACTAAAGAACGGGGTTTAGTTTGGTTTTCTATTCAGAATTCTGGGTCAGGTGATATTGTTCAATTTCGAGCCGATCAAGATCAACTTTTACAAAGTTTAGCTAAACATTGGACAATTATTCCCCCGATGACTCATTCTTCCCTAAAAGACGTATTTTTAGGCGATCCTAGTCGCAATTTAACCGCTAAAAATTGA
- a CDS encoding COP23 domain-containing protein — protein sequence MNNLLKISAIGALVTIGLVGVVQSAKAESKIIERHVLACVENAPGEVALVEQDIQETTHPYSDFVIIKSEVVQTYGPKMIFTRTLDSDNPKGAYTPESRCQAIRDRITNLEKSIGVTNLAELTQVGKVNGQRVIAVDKVSRNTVVMTLSGDNAKWKVAKYEVLPKFQALVNSPFVPAAPELIIE from the coding sequence ATGAATAATTTGTTGAAAATTTCTGCTATCGGTGCTTTAGTAACGATTGGATTAGTCGGAGTTGTACAGAGTGCCAAAGCAGAATCAAAGATAATTGAAAGGCACGTTTTAGCTTGTGTAGAAAATGCACCTGGAGAGGTAGCTTTAGTCGAACAAGACATACAAGAAACGACTCACCCCTACAGTGATTTTGTTATCATTAAGTCTGAGGTAGTGCAAACCTACGGGCCAAAAATGATTTTCACCAGAACTCTTGATTCTGATAATCCCAAAGGAGCTTACACTCCCGAAAGTCGCTGTCAAGCTATTCGAGATCGCATCACGAATTTAGAAAAATCTATAGGAGTAACCAACTTGGCAGAACTAACTCAAGTAGGGAAAGTGAACGGACAGCGAGTCATTGCGGTTGATAAAGTATCTCGCAACACTGTTGTGATGACTTTAAGCGGGGACAATGCCAAATGGAAAGTAGCAAAATATGAGGTTTTACCGAAGTTCCAAGCTTTAGTTAATAGTCCCTTTGTTCCTGCTGCACCCGAACTAATTATAGAATAA
- a CDS encoding HNH endonuclease, whose amino-acid sequence METHHLKPLKDGGSDDTENLVHLHAACHKQVHSKTKSKARSKA is encoded by the coding sequence ATGGAAACCCATCATTTGAAACCTCTGAAAGATGGTGGCTCAGACGACACTGAAAATTTAGTCCATTTGCACGCCGCGTGCCATAAACAGGTTCACTCTAAAACCAAGTCAAAGGCTCGAAGTAAAGCTTGA
- the fabD gene encoding ACP S-malonyltransferase produces MTNDKMTKIAWVFPGQGSQTVGMGVDLQDTSIGKAKFELAEKILGWSILDKSQGAEEELSLTLYTQPCLYVIEAILADLLVEKGQLPDLVSGHSLGEYSAFYAARVFDFETGLTLVKRRAELMNSASGGKMVALMKFDRQQLDQLISNSSDVVLANDNSEQQVVISGTPEAVDQICSQVKAKRAVPLKVGGAFHSHFMSSASEQFQTVLESVNFTDAKVPVLSNIDPTPATQGEVLKGRLIGQMTGSVRWREIMEQLPLQAINQVIEVGPGKVLTGLIKRECPDISLRNVSNFEEVKVI; encoded by the coding sequence ATGACTAATGACAAAATGACAAAAATAGCGTGGGTATTTCCAGGACAGGGTTCACAAACAGTAGGCATGGGGGTAGATTTACAAGATACCTCTATAGGTAAAGCTAAATTTGAATTAGCAGAAAAAATTTTAGGTTGGTCTATATTAGATAAATCTCAAGGCGCAGAAGAGGAATTATCTTTAACTCTGTATACTCAACCTTGTTTATACGTTATTGAGGCAATTTTAGCGGATTTATTGGTAGAAAAGGGACAGCTACCGGATTTAGTCTCCGGTCACAGTTTAGGGGAATATTCCGCCTTTTATGCGGCTAGAGTCTTTGATTTTGAAACCGGATTAACTCTCGTTAAGCGCCGAGCAGAACTGATGAATTCCGCTTCTGGGGGTAAAATGGTGGCCTTGATGAAATTCGATCGCCAACAGTTAGATCAACTTATTAGCAATAGTTCTGATGTGGTTTTGGCTAATGATAATAGTGAGCAACAGGTGGTTATTTCTGGAACTCCTGAAGCAGTGGATCAAATTTGCTCTCAAGTGAAGGCAAAACGAGCCGTTCCTTTAAAGGTAGGAGGCGCTTTTCATTCTCATTTCATGAGTTCTGCTTCTGAACAATTTCAGACGGTTTTAGAATCTGTTAATTTTACAGATGCTAAAGTTCCTGTGTTATCTAATATCGATCCTACTCCAGCGACTCAAGGAGAGGTTTTAAAAGGGCGTTTAATCGGACAAATGACGGGTTCTGTCCGTTGGCGGGAAATTATGGAACAATTGCCTTTACAAGCCATTAATCAGGTGATAGAAGTTGGCCCAGGTAAGGTGTTAACGGGTTTAATTAAACGGGAATGTCCGGATATAAGTTTAAGGAATGTGAGTAATTTTGAAGAGGTTAAAGTCATTTAA